The Filimonas lacunae genomic sequence CGGAAAAAGTATTTGAACAAACAGGATGTAAGTACGGCAGAGCAGCACTTCTGTTTGACCATACAGGTATCCCGTTTGGGCAAACAGAAGACTGGTTTTTGTATACGGAAAAAATGTTCTTGCAAACGGAGTCTTTGTTTGATCAAACCGAAGTGCTGTATATACATACCGGGCCACCGTTTGATCTGACGGAAATTCCGTAAGGCCATGCAAGGGTTCCGTCTGATCAGACAGGCATTCCGTCAGCACGAATATTTTTTCCGTAAGTGCAAGTGGCGTGTAAAAAAGTAACAACCGATGGATGGTATGAAGTGCTTTTGTTTCCGTTAGAGTGGTAAATATTATGGGCAGATATGAAACAATTGCGGTAGATACAAAAGCTAAGATGGTAATATCTGCAGTAAAAAAGGGAATGCACCAGGAACAGGCGGAAAAGAAAAACGGACAAAAGAGTAATACTACTTTTTGTCCGTTTAGTGCGGTGGAACAGATTCGAACTGTCACGCCCGGTAAAAGGCGCTACCACCTCAAGGTAGTGCGTCTACCAATTTCGCCACCACCGCATTCCCGTGGTTAACAGGGCGACAAAAGTAGGGGAAAATGCTTTTGTTTACTATTATTCTATAAATTTTTCTTTAACCCAGTACAATACGGAAGGTGGTGCCTTTGCCTGGCTCACTCCATTTTACGTAGATAATACCTTTGTGGTATTGTTCTATAATACGACGGGTTAAAGTAAGACCTAATCCCCAGCCGCGTTTACGGGTGGTAAAGCCGGGTTGGAATATCTTATTGATGTTTTTGGCAGGAATGCCTTTGCCGGTATCTGTAACATCTATCATTATTTTTTTATCCTGCTGTTGAAGGGTTACTTCTATGCTACCCTTGCCTTCCATAGCATCCAGGGAATTTTTTAGCAGGTTTTCTATTACCCAGTCAAACAATGGTGGAGAAATAGTAGTAACTACATCATGGGAAGGGTGGTGAAAGTGAAAGGAAACATGATTGCCCGCACGCTTTTTCATGTAATCGACCATATGTGCAATTTGCTCCGTGATGTTTTTTTGTTCCAGTTGTGGGGTGCTGCCTATTTTACCAAAGCGGTCGGTAACCAGTTGTAACCTGTTTACGTCTTTTTCTATTTCAGTAGCAAAAGGCAAATAGGCTTCTGTTTCTTTCAACACAGCTACCCAACCCTGCAGGCTGCTTACTGGAGTGCCTAACTGGTGGGCGGTTTCTTTGGCCATACCAGCCCACAGCTGGTTTTGCCGGCTATGGTAACTGGTTTGGATAAATAAAAGTCCTAACGCTATAAATAATGCCACAATCAATAAGAATACAATAGGGTAATACCGGATCTGTTGTTGCAGAAAGCTACGGCCATAGTAGTATTTATTGGCCTGGTAGGGATGTTCTTTCAATACTACTACAATAGGCTGATGTTGTTTCCGGAACTTTTGCAGAGTTTGCTGCAGGTAATTGTGGTTAGCTGCAATAGCAGCACTGTCTATATTTAAATAATTACCGGTAACGCTGTCCTTTTCGTTGGTTTCGATAATAGGTATGTCTGTGTTTTCCTGGGATATTTTTGAAGCAAGCGCCAGGTTATTACCATCGTTGCTGTTGAGAATGGTTTGCTGCGCTTCTACCCAGGAGTCCACCTTCTTTCTTTCTTCTGTTTCCAGCTTTTGCGAGAGGTATTGCGAGTAAAAGAACACGGCTATTACAATGCCTGTAGCCATTAGCACCAGCCCTGTTTTCCAGTTAAGCCACGATTGAATCATGTGTGTAATATAAAAAGAAATCCCGCAACACTGTGCGGGACTTCCATGGTATTATATATATTGAAAAGGGGAATGCTGACTAGCTGAATAATCCGCCTTTTTTCAGCGTTTTAATGCCTTCACCAATCTTATAACCGTTCTGGTAAATTTCAATTTTATAGTTACCAGTTTCGTATTTGCCATCCTGCTTCCAATCAAAGCTTACAGGAGTGCGTTTGCCTTGCTGATATTGAACGTTTACTTTGTTGGTATACACTCTGTCGCCATCTTCACGGGTAGTGAAGGTGCCACTGCCATAAGCAGGAATAGATACTGGCTTGCCTTCAGGATTAGTCATACATACATACAGTTCTTTGTTACCGCTGGTAGCTACCCTGTTTTCATCCAGGTCGAAAGAGATACGTAACAGATCAGCTCTTTTTGCTGTGGTAGTAGCTTTTTCTTTGCCGCTGCCTTTTACGTCAATAGCTGTGATGTTGATATTAGACACGTGCAGGGTAGAACCTACATCTGCCAGGTGATCTTTCTCAGCCTGAGTAGCGGTAAGATTTTGCTGGATCTGCTGCTTTTGCGAGCTTAAAGTGTCTCTTTCTGTAGTTAACTGCTGGTTAGAAGCGGTAAGTTGATCGTTCTCGCCTTTCAGTCTTTCTACTTCTGATAACAGATCGTTGATTTTGCCGTTCAGCTCATTGATTTTAGTTCTGGCTTTAGACAAATCGCCATTCTTTTCTTTCAGAATGCTTCTGATTTCACCTTTCAGCTTGTCAATTTCTTGTTTGCGTTCACCCAGTGCGCCTTGCAGTTGTGCATTGTCGCCTGTCAGTGAATCCATACGGGCTAATGCGTCGTTATATTCCAACTGAATAGAATTACGGGCAGAGTCCACATTGGTAAACTGTGTTTGTAATTGTGTTAACTCGCTTTTTGATTCGCTTTTATCCCAGATAATGTAGCCCCATGTGCCTAATAATAATACTACAAGAGCACCATATATCAACTTTCTGCTGTCGTTTGACTTTGGAGTTGGGCGTGGCGTGGGAGTTGGGGTAGGTTCGTTTGTGTAACTCATATACGATGAAATTTTGGGTCCAATAATAAATTAAAATTGTTAAGTTCTGAGCGCAAAAATTCCAAAACCATGCCAAAAAGGTGAAAGGAAAATCTGCCATGTGCTATCTTTGTTTTCTATGTCTGCAGAAAAGATCATTTCAGAATGGAAAAAGGGGCAATTTAAACCGGTTTATTGGTTGGAAGGCGATGAACCTTATTTTATTGACCAGGTAGTGAACTATGCAGAGCATCATATATTGAATGAGAGTGAAGCGGGGTTTAATTTAACAGTATTTTACGGTCGTGATGCCGATTGGGCTTCCATTGTAAATGCCTGCAGGCGGTATCCTATGTTTGCCGAACGTCAGGTGGTGCTGTTAAAAGAAGCCCAGCAAATGCGGGATGTGGAAAAGCTGGAAGCTTATATTGATAACCCGCAGCCCACTACCATATTTGTAGTAAGTTATAAAGAGAAGAAGGTGGATGCGCGTACCAAATTTGCTAAAGCGCTGAAGCAGAAGGGGGAGATGCTTACTACCAAAAAGATGTATGATAACCAGTTGCCCGATTGGGTAAACCAGATGGTGCAACGGCATCAGCTGGGCATTACACAAAAGGCCTTATTATTACTGGTAGATCATATTGGTAACGATTTAAGCCGTTTGCAGAATGAGGTGGAAAAAATAGCTGTAAACCTCAATGGCCGTAAAGAAATAACCGAAGAAGATATTGAAACTTTTGTAGGTATCAGCAAAGAGTTTAACGTGTTTGAGTTACAGGATGCAGTGGTGAAAAAAGATTTACCCAAGGCCATCCGTATCATTAAATACTTTGAAGCCAACCCCAAGGCGGCACCTATTCAAATGATACTACCAGCCTTATATAATTTTTTCAGTAAGGTATTTATGGTGTTTGCATTGCCTTCTAAAGATGAAAGATCGGTGGCGGCAGGCTTAGGTGTGAACCCTTTCTTTGCTAAAGACTATCTTACGGCTTCACGTAACTACGATTTCAGGGGCACCGAAAAGGTATTGTTGTTATTGCATGCGTATAATCTGCGTAGCATTGGTATTGACGATGCAGGCACCAGTGATGCTGATTTGCTGAAAGAATTGTTGGTAAAAATGATGATGAATTAAGTCAGGAGAGCAGTTGGGCAGATTGTTCCCTGTCTTTGGCCAGTTGCTCTTTTAACGCATCCAATCCATTGAACTTTTGCTCTCCGCGCAGGTAGTGATGAACCGATACCTGTAATACAT encodes the following:
- a CDS encoding sensor histidine kinase; translated protein: MIQSWLNWKTGLVLMATGIVIAVFFYSQYLSQKLETEERKKVDSWVEAQQTILNSNDGNNLALASKISQENTDIPIIETNEKDSVTGNYLNIDSAAIAANHNYLQQTLQKFRKQHQPIVVVLKEHPYQANKYYYGRSFLQQQIRYYPIVFLLIVALFIALGLLFIQTSYHSRQNQLWAGMAKETAHQLGTPVSSLQGWVAVLKETEAYLPFATEIEKDVNRLQLVTDRFGKIGSTPQLEQKNITEQIAHMVDYMKKRAGNHVSFHFHHPSHDVVTTISPPLFDWVIENLLKNSLDAMEGKGSIEVTLQQQDKKIMIDVTDTGKGIPAKNINKIFQPGFTTRKRGWGLGLTLTRRIIEQYHKGIIYVKWSEPGKGTTFRIVLG
- the holA gene encoding DNA polymerase III subunit delta; this encodes MSAEKIISEWKKGQFKPVYWLEGDEPYFIDQVVNYAEHHILNESEAGFNLTVFYGRDADWASIVNACRRYPMFAERQVVLLKEAQQMRDVEKLEAYIDNPQPTTIFVVSYKEKKVDARTKFAKALKQKGEMLTTKKMYDNQLPDWVNQMVQRHQLGITQKALLLLVDHIGNDLSRLQNEVEKIAVNLNGRKEITEEDIETFVGISKEFNVFELQDAVVKKDLPKAIRIIKYFEANPKAAPIQMILPALYNFFSKVFMVFALPSKDERSVAAGLGVNPFFAKDYLTASRNYDFRGTEKVLLLLHAYNLRSIGIDDAGTSDADLLKELLVKMMMN